The following proteins are co-located in the Fimbriiglobus ruber genome:
- a CDS encoding glycosyltransferase: protein MRFSVVINTYNRAKSLRKTLLSLRHQTYSDFEVLVVNGPSTDDTDAVLAEFTGSIRVYRCAKARLSVSRNIGLAEASGDVVAFIDDDAIPTPHWMEELAAAYCEPGVGAVGGLVYDQTGVKLQYRFAACHRDGRPTYQIEPPLDQYLRPYADPVAYLQGTNMSYRRTVLREIGGFDENILHYYDDVDTCLHVVDKGHKLIALEGAAVHHKFLASHIRNHNRIVLDPFNQLSDRIYFAFRHGRATRTLRELMDGLLAEADQLRKEADNHVASGAMTAAQQEVHHRRLEEALEVGLNKGLSVNRAGREVPPARASAFLPFPTVRPTGSRLKLCFISNGHSPSVGAGELARHTHELATGLGNVGHEIHVVTRSPDIYRLDFEHDVWVHRIPDPDRFAPELDGIASKNHLFGTVGVYHEVCKIHANRPVDLVSTPLLTGEGLVCGFDNRFPTITTFATGPKAFGRKTPAGDVPAGWQGVAVGDELATAARALREIDPAKSDGIGALYPAEPSKSFVAGIGLRDRFADFPRRRTADGRVRVLCVFGSETAVDLVMEAAGQIGHSLPNVEFVIASRHAVADFVESYHSRVEDRFATDPGVRERVTISNPRSSDELYQEYADCDVVHIDPACESFGQTVAEATMFGKPVVSARNELAAAVLTHGEQAYLIPSDEIASLADALRELVSSPGLRRQYGERARELYRQRFSRPVLIARCERHFRAMIAHHRRSPGWNPTNPVPPGAVSEGFTAALIRAGLPPERAGAAASRLLDARHHPVDLPLQFGKFWHLPAAEFIAEAFRFLFNRAARPDEITEWLGEVRRGLRRIDLIRLFIESAEGRRAYSTDCIQGVADVCGAGEFVLERTKEVVPPAPPLRPTLRHRLSGALYVGMVLRYCRRALYLPWNFHKFYQEFENSAQIIQATRDRQAAIERLITAEILPMLQTLAVAQEQLRALIRANETAVVVGHERIQSAMDVQTARIGEAIGMVVAEMTLSDLDEDIPQPRHVESLRRAG, encoded by the coding sequence ATGCGTTTCAGCGTTGTCATTAACACGTACAACCGCGCCAAATCTCTCAGGAAGACGCTCCTATCACTGCGCCACCAAACCTATTCCGATTTTGAAGTGCTCGTCGTCAACGGTCCCTCGACGGACGACACCGACGCCGTCCTGGCCGAGTTCACCGGTTCGATCCGGGTGTACCGCTGTGCCAAAGCCCGGCTGTCCGTGTCGCGCAACATCGGCCTCGCCGAAGCGAGCGGCGACGTCGTGGCCTTCATCGACGACGACGCGATCCCGACGCCTCATTGGATGGAAGAACTGGCGGCCGCTTATTGCGAGCCGGGCGTCGGGGCCGTCGGCGGGCTGGTTTATGACCAGACCGGCGTGAAATTGCAATACCGGTTTGCCGCGTGCCATCGCGACGGGCGGCCCACCTACCAAATCGAGCCGCCCCTGGACCAGTACCTGCGACCGTACGCCGACCCGGTCGCGTACCTCCAGGGCACCAACATGTCGTACCGCCGCACCGTCCTCCGGGAGATCGGCGGGTTCGACGAGAATATTCTGCACTATTACGACGACGTCGACACGTGCCTCCACGTCGTCGACAAGGGGCACAAGTTGATCGCCCTGGAAGGGGCGGCGGTCCACCACAAGTTTCTCGCGAGCCACATCCGCAACCACAACCGGATCGTCCTCGACCCGTTCAACCAGTTGAGCGACCGCATCTACTTCGCGTTCCGCCACGGGCGGGCCACGCGGACGCTGCGGGAACTGATGGACGGGTTGCTCGCCGAGGCCGACCAGTTGCGGAAAGAAGCCGACAACCACGTCGCCTCGGGCGCGATGACGGCCGCCCAGCAAGAGGTTCACCACCGCCGGCTGGAAGAGGCGCTGGAAGTCGGGTTGAATAAAGGTCTGTCCGTCAACCGCGCCGGCCGGGAGGTTCCGCCCGCGCGGGCGTCCGCTTTCCTTCCGTTCCCGACCGTCCGTCCGACCGGGTCGCGGCTCAAACTCTGCTTCATTTCCAACGGACACTCCCCGTCGGTCGGCGCGGGGGAACTCGCCCGCCACACGCACGAACTGGCGACCGGCTTGGGGAACGTGGGGCACGAAATCCACGTCGTGACGCGGTCACCGGACATTTACCGCCTGGATTTCGAACACGACGTTTGGGTCCATCGGATTCCCGACCCCGACCGGTTTGCCCCGGAACTCGACGGCATCGCGTCGAAAAATCATCTATTCGGCACCGTTGGCGTGTACCACGAGGTTTGCAAAATCCACGCGAACCGGCCCGTCGATCTCGTGTCCACCCCGCTCCTGACGGGTGAGGGTTTGGTCTGCGGGTTCGACAACCGATTCCCCACGATTACCACCTTCGCGACGGGGCCGAAAGCCTTCGGGCGTAAGACTCCGGCCGGTGACGTGCCGGCGGGCTGGCAAGGCGTCGCCGTTGGAGACGAACTCGCGACCGCGGCGCGGGCGCTTCGGGAGATCGATCCGGCGAAGTCCGACGGTATCGGGGCACTTTACCCGGCCGAGCCCTCCAAATCATTCGTCGCCGGCATCGGGCTCCGCGACCGGTTTGCCGATTTTCCCCGCCGCAGGACTGCCGACGGGCGGGTGCGCGTTCTTTGCGTCTTCGGGTCCGAGACCGCCGTGGATTTGGTCATGGAGGCCGCAGGCCAAATTGGCCACAGCCTTCCGAACGTCGAGTTCGTCATCGCGTCCCGGCACGCGGTTGCTGATTTTGTCGAATCGTATCACTCCCGTGTCGAGGATCGGTTCGCGACCGACCCCGGTGTCCGCGAACGGGTGACGATCAGCAACCCCCGATCTTCCGACGAACTCTACCAAGAGTACGCGGACTGCGATGTCGTCCACATCGACCCCGCGTGCGAATCGTTCGGGCAGACGGTCGCCGAGGCGACGATGTTCGGTAAACCGGTCGTGAGTGCCCGGAACGAGTTGGCGGCAGCGGTCTTGACCCACGGGGAACAGGCGTACCTGATCCCGTCGGATGAGATCGCGTCACTCGCGGATGCGCTTCGGGAACTTGTGTCGTCGCCGGGCCTCCGCAGGCAGTACGGCGAGCGGGCCCGAGAACTTTACCGTCAGCGGTTTTCCCGGCCGGTCCTGATCGCGCGATGCGAGAGACATTTCCGGGCGATGATCGCGCACCACCGGCGGTCGCCCGGGTGGAATCCGACGAACCCAGTCCCGCCCGGCGCGGTTTCGGAGGGCTTCACCGCGGCCCTGATCCGCGCCGGCCTGCCACCCGAGCGGGCGGGAGCGGCCGCATCGCGCCTGCTCGACGCCCGCCACCACCCGGTAGATTTGCCCCTCCAGTTCGGCAAATTCTGGCACCTGCCGGCCGCCGAGTTTATTGCCGAAGCGTTCCGCTTCTTGTTTAACCGGGCCGCCCGTCCGGACGAAATCACCGAATGGCTAGGGGAGGTTCGCCGGGGTCTGCGGCGGATTGATCTGATCCGACTTTTCATCGAATCCGCGGAAGGTCGCCGGGCATATTCGACGGACTGTATCCAGGGCGTGGCCGACGTTTGCGGTGCCGGTGAATTCGTTCTCGAACGCACGAAGGAAGTCGTCCCCCCCGCCCCGCCACTCCGCCCGACTTTGCGACACAGACTTTCCGGTGCGCTCTACGTTGGGATGGTTCTAAGATATTGTCGTCGCGCACTTTACCTCCCGTGGAACTTTCACAAGTTTTACCAGGAGTTCGAGAACAGCGCGCAAATCATTCAAGCCACGCGCGACCGGCAGGCCGCCATTGAGCGGCTGATCACGGCCGAAATTCTGCCAATGTTGCAAACACTGGCGGTGGCGCAAGAACAGTTACGCGCTTTGATCCGGGCGAACGAAACGGCGGTCGTGGTTGGGCACGAGCGGATTCAGTCCGCGATGGACGTCCAGACCGCCCGCATCGGAGAGGCGATCGGCATGGTCGTCGCGGAAATGACGTTGTCGGACCTCGACGAGGATATTCCCCAACCGCGGCACGTCGAAAGCCTGCGTCGGGCCGGTTGA